Genomic window (Flavobacterium oreochromis):
GCTTTTTTGTTTTTTCTAAAATAGATTGGCATTCTACCAGCAAACGATTACGAAGTATAACAAAATCTTGTATAGACTTATCTTTTAACAGGGCTATTTCTTCGCGATTATTCTCGTTAGTAATTAATTTTCCTGTATTAAAAATTTCATTAGATACATCCCAAGATTTATCATCGTCTGTTTTTTCCATAGTAAAATCAACTAATAGCTTAGTAATTTCTGGATCATCACCAGCTTGTGCTACTATGGCATCTACAGCTTCTTGAAGTAAATTATCAGTATCTAGAGAAACTTCAAAAGTGATAGGTAAGTTTAAATCAATGGCAAAAGAGCGAATAACTTTATGAGTAAACTTATCAATTGTTGAAATATCAAAAGCAGCATAATTATGAATTAAGTTTTTTATAATAGACTGCGCTTTTGTAGTGATTTGATTCAAACTTAAACTCGTATCAATTGCTATATCTTGCATTAAATCAAGCGTTTTAGGAGCAGGATGATCATTCGTAAAATCAAAAAGGCTATTTACAATCCTACTTTTCATTTCATGAACTGCCTTATTAGTAAATGTTATCGCTAAAATATTTCGATAAGCATCTTCTTTTGGAGATAATAAAATAATTTTCAAATATTCTTTTACCAAGGTATAGGTTTTACCAGCTCCTGCTGATGCGTTGTATATGGTAAAAGCGGAATTTTGTTTAGCCATCAAAAAAAAATTAAAAGAATATTTCGCCTACCCTAATTGAAAAACAACTCAAAAACAAATAGTTACAAAATATTTATAGAGAAATAATCAAGAACTATTTCCTTATCCAAAGTTAATTGATTAATTTTGAATTCACATTTATTAATTATTAAAACAATAATATTATGGCATTTGAATTACCGCAATTACCTTATGCTTATGACGCGTTAGAACCTCATATTGATGCGAGAACTATGGAAATCCATCATACAAAACACCATAATGCTTACACAACTAATTTAAACGCAGCAATTGCAGGTACTGAATTAGAAGGTAAATCAATAGAAGAAATCCTAAAAAATTTAGATATGACAAAAGCTGCTATCCGTAATAACGGAGGTGGTTTTTACAATCATAACTTATTCTGGACTGTAATGTCTCCAAATGGTGGTGGAGAACCAACAGGGGAATTAGCAGCTGCTATAGATACAGCTTTTGGAAGTTTTGCTGCTTTCAAAGAAGCTTTTACAAAAGCAGGAGCAACTCAATTTGGTTCAGGTTGGGCTTGGTTATGTGTAAAAGAAGGTAAATTAGAGGTTTGTGCTACCGCTAATCAAGATAACACTTTAATGCCTGGTATAGGTTGTGGTGGTACTCCAATCTTAGGAATGGATGTATGGGAGCATGCTTATTACTTAAATTACCAAAACCGTCGTCCTGATTATATGGAAGCATTTTTTAACGTAATTAACTGGGAAGAAGTTACTAGACGTTATAACGAAGCAAAATAAAAATAAAAGTCCCGTTTGGGACTTTTTATTTAAATTGTATTACACCATAAGGAGTCACACAGTAATCTAATAATATATCATTAGGACTGACATCAGATATTAAATCCTCTGGATCAAAATAAGAAAGACCTATTTTAACTGTATCAGGTTTACAACTTGCTAAAAATTGATCATAAAACCCTTTTCCATACCCTACACGATTACCTTTTTTATCGTAAGCTAATAGCGGAACAAAAACTACATTTAATTTAGAAACAGGCACTTCTATACCATCTACTGGTTCAGGAATACCATAATCATTTACTTGAAACTGTGTATTATCAGTCAAAAGATAATGTGTCATTTCTCTTGTTTCAAAATCAGTTTTAGAGACAATTACTTCTTTATCTCGACCTGATAAAATCTGAAGAATGAATTCAGTATTAATTTCTTTTTGTTTTTCAATGGGTAAAAAAAAGATGAAAATAGGTTTTTTCCCAAATGGGCAGATCTAAACAATGATTAGCTATATTTAAACTATCATTCATAATTTCATCAAAAGTAAGTGCTTTACGCAATGTTTTGTATTTTAAACGTAATTCAGATTTTATCATTCATACTATTTTTAAATTCTATTACAAATGTATTCAAATGATCTACTTCTACATGATCCATGATTACAATTTTGTACCATTGATTAAATTCATCATTTTCATATGATATTAAATCTTATTTTCTCACTAACCTTTCATCTATCAACTGAGTATTCATAAAGGGATCTCTGCAATATTTTACATTTAGTAAATCCAATTGTTAACATAACCAAGTCAGTCCTACACAAGAGAAGCTCCTTTTTATTCATAAAATAATTCCTACACATTCAAAGAGCTTGAATATTAGCTTCAGCACCTCCTGTAGCTATATATCTATCATACTCATTAATGGAACCTTAAATAAATCTTCTGCTAATACTTTTAAAACTTCTTTTAATTACTATGTTTCACTAAACGCTTTTCTGATGTTCTTAAAGTAAGACAACCTATATTATCAGGGTTGCAATATAAACTTGCAGTGTAGGGGTATCTTTTAAAAAAGGGCTTCACTGTAAAAAACTTTATTATCTAGTTTTGATGCAGGATACCGTAAATCTACATTTTGTTCTAGAGCTTTTTCTATATGATCTTGTTTCTCTTCCTATGTTTTCTTTTTCTAAATAATCATTTGCTTTTTTTAAGTCATTTAAAATCAATATGAGAATAATAGATAAAAATGATTTATGTTAGTTTTAGCTTTATCCCAAACAATTTTTAAATTTGAAACAAATAAATAGTCATGCACTCTTCACTTGAACTTCAGATTCAAACTTTACCTGATCAACCAGGTGTCTATCAATATTTTGATAAAGAAGGAAAGATTTTATATGTAGGAAAAGCAAAAAATTTAAAAAAACGCGTTTCTTCTTATTTTACTAAAACACACGATACTGCAAGAATTAATGTTTTAGTAAAAAAATTGCAGAAATAAAACACATAGTAGTTCCAACAGAAACAGATGCTTTATTACTAGAGAATAATTTAATAAAAAAACTACAACCTCGTTATAATATTAACTTAAAAGATGACAAAACATATCCTTGGATTTGTATAAAAAATGAAGCTTTTCCAAGAATATTTCCTACTAGAAGGATGATTAAAGACGGATCTGAATATTTTGGTCCGTATACAAGTTTTAAGACAGTTAATACTATTTTAGAACTAATTAAAGAACTCTACCCATTACGAACTTGCACTTATGATTTAAGTCAATCAAATATCAGATCAGGTAAGTTTAAGGTTTGTCTTGAATATCATATAGGAAATTGTAAAGGACCTTGTGAAGAATATGAAACACAAGCACATTATCATCAGCAAATAGATGCCATTAGAGAAATTTTAAAGGGAAATTTTAAAGATTCTTTGCGTGACTTCAAAAAAATGATGCAAGAATTAGCTATGAATTTAGAGTTCGAAGAAGCTCAAAAAGTAAAGGAAAAAATAGAAGTACTAGAAAACTACCAAGCTAAGTCAACAATTTTAAATCCTAAAATTACCCATTTAGACGTTTTTTCTATTATTTCTGATGAAACAATGGCTTATATTAATTTTTTACAAATATCACATGGTGCAATTGTCAGATCTCACACTATGGAAATTAAGAAAAAATTAGAGGAAACAGATTCAGCTCTTTTAGAACTTGGCATCATTGAATTACGCGAACGTTTTCATTTAAATGCGAAAGAAATTATTGCTCCATTTGAAATAAATTTAGGAGATAAAATTACCGTAACAGTTCCTAAATTAGGAGATAAAAAACAAATTTTAGATCTTTCAGAACGTAACGCTAAATATTACCGCTTAGATCAATTAAAACAAATTAAAATCGTAGATCCAGAAAGACACACTAATAGGTTAATGGCTCAGATGCAGAAAGACTTGCGTTTAAGTGTAGAACCTCGTCATATAGAATGTTTTGATAATTCTAACATACAAGGCACAAACCCTGTTTCAGCTTGTGTAGTATTTAAAAATGGAAAACCTAGCAAAAAGATTATCGTCATTTTAATATTAAAACAGTAGAAGGTCCTAATGATTTTGCTTCTATGGAAGAAGTTGTTTACAGAAGATATAAAAGACTACTAGAAGAACAAGAACCTTTACCTCAACTAATTGTAATTGATGGGGGAAAAGGTCAATTATCTTCTGCGTTAAAAAGTTTAGATGATTTAGGTCTTAGAGGTAAAATAGCAATAATAGGTATTGCAAAAAAATTAGAAGAAATTTTTTATCCAGGTGATTCAATTCCGTTATATCTAGATAAAAAATCAGAAACATTAAAAACAATCCAGCACTTACGGAATGAAGCACACCGATTTGGCATTACCTTTCATAGGGATAAACGTAGTAAAAATGCAATACAATCAGAATTAGAACTAATTCCTGGAATAGGCGAAAAAACAAGAGAAACTCTTTTGAAACATTTTAAAAGTGTAAAAAGAATTAAAGAAGCAACGGAAAAAGAAATTTCTGATATTATAGGTCTTTCAAAAGCAAAAAAAATTCACGAATTTTATACAAAAAAATAGCTATATGTTTAGCCTAAAATCTACTAGTTGCTTAACAACCGTATTCTCTTTTAGTATATGGTATATAATTTATATTATATTTTTCAATACAACTCTTAATGCACAAGAAACGAATAAGAAACTAAAAATAGGCCTTGTTTTAAGTGGTGGTGGAGCTAAAGGCTTAGCGCATATTGGAGCATTAAAAGAAATTGAACGAGCAGGAATTAAGATAGATTATATAGGAGGTACAAGTATGGGTGCTATTATAGGCGGATTATATGCTTGCGGTTATACAGCACACGAACTTGATTCTATCTTTAGTGATACTGATCCTGATGCTATTTTACGCGATAGAATACCTAGGGACAATCAGACTTTTTATGAAAAATATAATAATGAGGTATATGCAGTGACTCTTCCTTTTCAAAAATTTAAAATATCTGTTCCTAAAGGAATGTCAAAAGGTCTTTTTAATTTTAATTTAATCAGTAAACTTACTCACCCCTACCGTCATATCAGTAATTTTAGCTCATTAAAGATTCCCTTCTTATGTATTGCAACTGATTTAGAAACAGGAGAAGAAGTTGTTTTAAAAAAAGGGAACTTACCATTAAGCTTATCTGCAAGTGGTGCTTTTCCTTCCTTATACTCTCCTGTACAAATAGAAAACCGTTTTTATATAGATGGAGGGGTAACCAATAATTTCCCAGTTGAAGAGGTTAAAAAAATGGGAGCTGATATTATTATAGCAATAGATGTACAAGACAACTTAAAAGACATTGATAATATTAGTGGAGCAACAGGTATACTATCTCAAATATCAAATTTTAGTACGTTACAAAATATTGAAAAGAAAAAACAATTAATTGATATATATATCAAACCTAACATCAACCCCTATTCCGTTATTTCTTTTGAAGAAGGCAAAGAAATTATACAAACTGGTGTAGATGCTTGTCAACCTTATTGGGAAAAATTAAAATCACTTAGTAATAACACCTCCAATACTTCTAATAATAAAAATGAAGAAATACTTAATATAAACGGTATAGGTATTGAAGGCTCTAAAAATTACACAAGAAGTTATTTTTTAGGAAAATTACGATTTCTTCCTGAAAGTAAGATTAGCTATAATCAATTACATTCAGGATTAAACAACCTAAATGCTACACAAAATTTCAACTCTATTACATACCAATTTATAAAAAATAATGATAAAGATGATTTAATTATTAATGTCGTTGATAATCCTATTAAAACCTATCTTAAACTAGGTTTACATTATGATAATATTTTTAAATCAGGCATACTATTTAATATCACACAAAAGAATTTAATATTTAAAAATGATGTAGGCTCTTTAGATTTAATATTAGGTGATAATACTCGTTTTAACCTTGATTATTACATTGACAATGGATATCGTTGGAGTTTTGGCTTTAAATCAAACTATGATCAATTTTCCAGAAACAGTGAAGTAGATTTCAAAGGAAATAGATTAATGAATCATATAGACAAAAATTTGATTGAAATTAATTACAAATCACTATCAAACAAAGCATATTTACAAACGATTTTTGCTCAAAAATTTTTAATTGGTGCCGGAGTAGAACATAAATACATCAATATAACCTCAAACACAACAGGTAATCTACCACCTCAGTTAGATAAAAGTCACTATTTAAGTGCTATTGGTTTTATGAGATACGATTCATTCGATAATAAATATTTTCCTAAATCAGGCTGGTACTTTTTTGGGGATATTAACAGCATTTTTCATTCATCAAATTATTCAAACGATTTTGAAAAAGCTTCATTATTCATGGCGGATATGGCATATGTAAAAACTTTTTGGAATCATTTTTCTATAAAAATTCAATCAGAAGGAGGATTTACAATTGGCAAAAAACTTAATAGTATTAATGATTTTATATTAGGAGGTTACGGATTTCATCACTTTGGAAACTTTAAACCATTTTTAGGATATGATTTCTTATCAAAGAGTGGAGATAGCTATGTAAAAGGGAGCCTTAGTTGTGATTATATTTTTTACAAAAAACACCATCTTAACTTTACTGCCAACTTTTCAAATATTGGTAAAAAAATATTTGACAATGGTGAATGGTTTACAAAACCTGACTATACTGGATATGCTATAGGATATGGATTAGAAACGCTTATTGGTCCAATTGAAGTAAAACACTCATGGTCTCCTGAAACTACTAGACATTATACTTTTTTCAGCGTAGGCTTTTATTTTTAATTTTTTTGTTAAAGATTTCTATAAAATTTATTTTTATTGGTTTATTATTTCTAAAAAAGCTATTTTTGAAACGATATAAACCAAACTTTTAAATTTTATGTCTATTTGGAAAAAAAATCTATTGATATTTTATTAGCTGAAGCTTCTGATTCAGAAAAAGGTCTAAAAAGAACTCTATCTTCAGGAGCCTTAGTTGCTTTAGGAATTGGAGCAATTATTGGAGCAGGATTATTTTCGTTAACAGGTATTGCTGCTGCTGAAAATGCCGGTCCAGCTGTAACTCTATCATTTGTTTTAGCCGCAATTGGTTGTGCTTTTGCGGGATTGTGTTATGCAGAGTTTGCTTCTATGATTCCAGTTGCAGGAAGTGCATATACATACTCTTATGCAACTATGGGCGAATTCATGGCTTGGATTATTGGCTGGGATTTAGTATTAGAATACGCTTTGGGTGCTGCAACAGTAGGAGTAAGTTGGTCAAGATATTTCCTAGAGTTATTAAATAAATTTGGAATTCATTTACCTCATAATTTAATATGTTCACCTTGGGAAACATTAAAATTAAGTGATGGTACCATCATAGAAGGAGGAATTATTAATTTACCTGCCGTTTTTATTGTCTCAATACTTTCATTACTACTAATAAGAGGTACTAAAGAATCTGCTAACCTAAATAATTTTTTAGTTATTCTAAAAGTTACAGTTGTAATACTTTTTATCGTATTAGGCTGGAATTATATCAATCCTGCCAATTACACCCCTTACATACCAGAAAACACAGGCGTTAAAGGACAATTTGGATGGTCAGGTATTGCTGCTGGTGCTGCAACTGTATTTTTTGCTTTTATAGGTTTTGACGCTGTATCTACAGCAGCACAAGAAGCAAAAAATCCACAAAAAGGAATGCCAATAGGTATATTAGGATCTTTAATTGTTTGCACTATATTATACGTGCTTTTTGCACACGTAATGACTGGTTTAGTACCATATTATGAATTTGCTGGAGATGCAAAACCAGCTGCAACTGCTTTTTCAAAAACCCCTTATACTTTCCTACAAACAGGCTTAATAGTTGCTGTATTAGCAGGCTATACTTCAGTAATGTTAGTTATGCTAATGGGACAAAGTCGTGTGTTTTACACAATGAGTAACGATGGTTTATTACCAAAATTTTTCGGTACTATACACCCTAAATATAGAACTCCATGGAAAACAAATATTTTCTTCTTAATCTTTGTTAGTATTTTTGCTGGATTCGTACCTGTATCTGACTTAGGACATATGGTAAGCATAGGAACGTTACTAGCATTCGTTTTAGTTTGCATAGGTGTATTAGTAATGCGTAAAAAGATGCCTGAAATTCCAAGAGCATTTAAAACTCCTTTAGTACCTTTTGTTCCAATAGCAGGTATATTAGTTTGTCTTTATTTAATGTATTCATTGCCTCTTGAAAGCTGGATGCGTTTAGTTATTTGGATGGCATTAGGTATCATTATTTATTTTATGTATGGCAAGAAAAATAGTAAACTTAATATCGAATAAAATTTCTTTATTAATAAAAAAGAGGCTATCCGAATAGACTATCCAAAAGTTTAGACAAATTTAAACTTAATTTTGATAATAATGAGCTCGATATTGTATCGGGCTCATTCCTTTTAAATTAGACTTGAATCTTTATAATTGTTCTAGTATTTATAGATTATATTCCCTTTTTAATTACTCAATATTGCTATCCTTTTTATATAAAAAGATTAAATTTAAATATCCTAAAGAAATTTTCAACAATTGCACTTATTACTTAAGCCTTTTAAATTCATCTTGCGCTTAAATCAAAGCTTGTGACTTTTTTAATATTCAAGTTCATAGCGGAGCTTCATTTTCTAAAATAAATTATTCTTCTCTTATTAATAGTTATCATATTTACGCTTTTTACGCTTATAACTACTCATCGATTTTAAGCTTCATTTAAGCTTAAAGGGTATACTCTCAACTTGAAAATCAGTAAATTCTAACTACCACTTAACAACTACTGAACCATAAGAAATATTAAATTTTAAAAAGGTATATCATGAAGAAAGAGACACCTTTTTTTATTGCACTTAAAACCTTTAGTTTAAAAATATACTATTGGGAGTAATACTTAACTATAATTAATTCTAGATTCTCTAATTTAAATATATAATCGTATTTAACTTTTCTTCCCATAAAAATACCCCCAAAATAGTATCTAACTCTTTTGGGGGCGATGTATTTTAGGATAGTCTCTATACTATGATATATCTATCTTTGTTAATCATTCAGTTTTAAAACTGCCATGAATGCTGACTGTGGAATTTCTACATTCCCTACTTGACGCATGCGTTTTTTACCCTGTTTTTGTTTTTCAAGTAATTTACGCTTACGTGAAATATCCCCTCCATAACATTTTGCAGTAACATCTTTACGTAAAGCTTTAATTGTTTCACGTGCTATAATTTTAGCACCAATGGCAGCTTGAATAGGGATTTCAAATTGCTGACGAGGTATTAACTCTCTTAATTTTTCACACATTTTTTTACCAATGTGATACGCATTATCCTCATGAATTAAAGCTGATAAAGCATCTACGTTTTGTGCATTTAATAATACATCTAAACGAACTAATTTTGAAGTACGCATTCCGATTGGATGATAATCAAAAGAAGCATAACCTTTAGAAACTGTTTTTAAGCGATCATAGAAGTCAAAAACAATTTCAGCTAATGGCATATCAAAATTTAATTCAACACGTTCTGGAGTTAAATAAGTTTGATTTGTTATCTGACCTCTTTTTTCAATACACAAACTCATTACATTACCCACGAAATCGGATTTAGTAATAATAGTTGCTTTTATAAATGGTTCTTCTACTCTATCTAATTTAGATGGTTCAGGTAAATCAGATGGATTATTTACAATAAAAGGAGTTTCAGGATCCTTTTTTGTATAAGCTAAATATGACACGTTGGGTACAGTAGTAATTACAGTCATATTAAATTCACGCTCCAAACGTTCTTGAATAATTTCCATGTGTAGCATTCCCAAGAATCCACAACGGAAACCAAAACCTAAAGCAGCTGAACTTTCTGGAGAAAATACTAATGAAGCATCATTTAATTGTAATTTTTCCATTGAAGCACGTAACTCTTCATAATCTTCTGTATCCACTGGATAAATTCCAGCAAAAACCATAGGTTTTACATCTTCAAAACCATGAATCATATTCGTAGTAGGAATCTTAGCATCTGTAATTGTATCACCTACTTTAACCTCTTTAGCTTCCTTTATACCAGAAATTAAGTAACCTACGTCTCCTGTTGAGACAACATTTTTAGGAACTTGATTTAATTTTAAAGTACCAATTTCATCAGCAAAGTACTCATTACCTGTTGCCATGAATTTAATCTTTTGTCCTTTTTAATTTCACCGTTTTTTACTCGAAAAATTACTTCAATACCTCTAAACGGATTATATACTGAGTCAAAGATTAACGCCTGTAAAGGTTCTTCTGGATTTCCTTTTGGTGCAGGAATACGTTCTACAATAGCTTCTAAAATTTTATCTACACCAAATCCTGTCTTTCCAGAAGCATGGATAATATCCTCTAATTTACAACCTAGTAATTCTACTATATCGTCACTTACTTCTTCTGGATTAGCACTTGGTAAATCAACTTTATTTAATACTGGAATAATTTCTAAATCATTCTCTAATGCAAGATATAAATTAGAAATAGTTTGAGCTTGTATACTTTGTGCAGCATCGACAATTAACAAGGCTCCTTCACACGCTGCGATAGAACGTGATACTTCATAAGAAAAATCTACGTGCCCAGGAGTATCAATAAGATTTAAAATATATTGTTCTCCTTTGTAATTATATTCCATCTGAATAGCATGACTCTTAATAGTGATACCACGCTCACGCTCTAAATCCATATTGTCAAGCAACTGTGCTTGAGCTTCACGAGCCGTTACAGTTTGTGTTGCATCTAATAAACGGTCGGCCAAGGTACTTTTACCATGGTCAATATGAGCAATAATGCAAAAATTTCTAATTTTCTTCATCTTCTTATTTTACTAAAACAGAGATTTCTCTAAAGTGCAAATATAGTTTAAAGTTTTTGATTGGAGAATGCCGATGAGTGAATGTTGATTCGAGAAGTTCGAAAAATCTGATTTCTAAAATCTGATTTCTAAAATCTTATTGTAATTTTGTCCCAAAATAGAGAAAATGGTTAAGATAGGCAACATAGAATTACCCGACTTTCCTTTATTATTAGCTCCTATGGAAGATGTAAGTGATCCTCCATTTCGACGTTTATGCAAAATGCACGGAGCTGATTTAATGTATTCTGAATTCATTTCAAGTGAAGGATTGATTCGAGACGCTATTAAAAGCCGTCAAAAATTGGATATTTTTGATTACGAACGTCCTGTGGGAATTCAAATTTTTGGTGGAGACGAGGAAGCTATGGCTATGAGCGCAAGGATAGTTGAAACTGTCCAACCTGATTTACTAGATATCAACTTTGGTTGCCCTGTAAAAAAAGTAGTATGCAAAGGAGCTGGAGCTGGCGTGTTAAAAGATGTTGAACTAATGGTACGTTTAACTAAAGCAGTGGTTAATAGTACTCATCTACCAGTAACTGTAAAAACACGATTAGGATGGGATGATTCCTCTATTAATATTGATGAAGTAGCTGAACGATTACAAGATGTAGGTATTCAAGCCTTAACAATTCATGGTCGCACTCGAGCCCAAATGTATAAAGGTCATTCTGATTGGTCTCATATTGCTCGAGTAAAAAATAACCCTCGCATAAAGATCCCTATCTTTGGAAATGGTGATATTGACTCAGCAGAAAAAGCATTAGAATACAAAAACACTTATGGATTGGATGGCATTATGATAGGACGTGCTGCCATAGGATATCCGTGGATTTTTAATGAAATAAAACATTTTTTTGCTACTGGTAAAAATCTAGCCTTACCCAATATTATAGATCGAGTAGAAGCAGCAAAAAACCACTTAACTTGGTCTATTGAATGGAAAGGTGAACGAGTAGGTATTGTGGAAATGCGTAGACATTACACAAACTATTTTAAAGGCATTCCTCATTTTAAGGAATATCGCAACAAGTTAGTTACATTTGACAAGTATCAAGATTTATTACTTGTTTTTGAAGAAATCATTCAAGAATATTCTAAAAATCATTAGTTTAAACAAAAAGGCTTTCCAATTGGAAAGCCTTTTTTATAATATTTAGAACTCCTTATATATTATAATTGAGGACCTGCTTGTACTAAACGTTCTCCTTCTTCATTATCTGTATATTGAACGAAGTTTTTAATAAATCTTCCTGCAAGATCTTCTGCTTTTGTAGTCCATTCAGACGCATCAACATAAGTATTTCTTGGATCCAAAATAGCAGTATCTACATTAGGTAGAGAAGTTGGTATATTAAAATTAAAAACAGGAACCATAGCTGTCTCTGCATTTTCTATTGATCCATCTAAAATAGCATCAATAATAGCACGGGTATCCTTAATAGAAATACGTTTACCTGTACCATTCCACCCTGTATTTACCATATATGCCTTAGCATTATGTTGCTCCATTTTCTTAACTAATTCTTCCCCATATTTAGTAGGATGAAGTGATAAGAAAGCCTTACCGAAGCAAGCTGAAAAAGTTGGTTCTGGTTGCGTTACACCTCTTTCAGTACCTGCTAACTTAGCGGTAAATCCTGATAAGAAATAATATTTTGTTTGCTCTGGAGTTAACTTAGAAACAGGAGGCATTACACCAAAAGCATCTGCTGTT
Coding sequences:
- a CDS encoding superoxide dismutase; this translates as MAFELPQLPYAYDALEPHIDARTMEIHHTKHHNAYTTNLNAAIAGTELEGKSIEEILKNLDMTKAAIRNNGGGFYNHNLFWTVMSPNGGGEPTGELAAAIDTAFGSFAAFKEAFTKAGATQFGSGWAWLCVKEGKLEVCATANQDNTLMPGIGCGGTPILGMDVWEHAYYLNYQNRRPDYMEAFFNVINWEEVTRRYNEAK
- a CDS encoding patatin-like phospholipase family protein; the protein is MFSLKSTSCLTTVFSFSIWYIIYIIFFNTTLNAQETNKKLKIGLVLSGGGAKGLAHIGALKEIERAGIKIDYIGGTSMGAIIGGLYACGYTAHELDSIFSDTDPDAILRDRIPRDNQTFYEKYNNEVYAVTLPFQKFKISVPKGMSKGLFNFNLISKLTHPYRHISNFSSLKIPFLCIATDLETGEEVVLKKGNLPLSLSASGAFPSLYSPVQIENRFYIDGGVTNNFPVEEVKKMGADIIIAIDVQDNLKDIDNISGATGILSQISNFSTLQNIEKKKQLIDIYIKPNINPYSVISFEEGKEIIQTGVDACQPYWEKLKSLSNNTSNTSNNKNEEILNINGIGIEGSKNYTRSYFLGKLRFLPESKISYNQLHSGLNNLNATQNFNSITYQFIKNNDKDDLIINVVDNPIKTYLKLGLHYDNIFKSGILFNITQKNLIFKNDVGSLDLILGDNTRFNLDYYIDNGYRWSFGFKSNYDQFSRNSEVDFKGNRLMNHIDKNLIEINYKSLSNKAYLQTIFAQKFLIGAGVEHKYINITSNTTGNLPPQLDKSHYLSAIGFMRYDSFDNKYFPKSGWYFFGDINSIFHSSNYSNDFEKASLFMADMAYVKTFWNHFSIKIQSEGGFTIGKKLNSINDFILGGYGFHHFGNFKPFLGYDFLSKSGDSYVKGSLSCDYIFYKKHHLNFTANFSNIGKKIFDNGEWFTKPDYTGYAIGYGLETLIGPIEVKHSWSPETTRHYTFFSVGFYF
- the dusB gene encoding tRNA dihydrouridine synthase DusB encodes the protein MVKIGNIELPDFPLLLAPMEDVSDPPFRRLCKMHGADLMYSEFISSEGLIRDAIKSRQKLDIFDYERPVGIQIFGGDEEAMAMSARIVETVQPDLLDINFGCPVKKVVCKGAGAGVLKDVELMVRLTKAVVNSTHLPVTVKTRLGWDDSSINIDEVAERLQDVGIQALTIHGRTRAQMYKGHSDWSHIARVKNNPRIKIPIFGNGDIDSAEKALEYKNTYGLDGIMIGRAAIGYPWIFNEIKHFFATGKNLALPNIIDRVEAAKNHLTWSIEWKGERVGIVEMRRHYTNYFKGIPHFKEYRNKLVTFDKYQDLLLVFEEIIQEYSKNH